The genomic interval CTGAAGGGGCGCGATCTCATCCGCTACGTGTCGCGCGGCGCGGCGACCTTCGGGGTCGTCGGGTCCGACGCCCTTGGAGAGTGCGACGACGACGTCCTCGAGCTCGCGGACTTGGGCTTCGGGCGCTGCACGCTCTGCCTCGCGGGGCCGAAGGGGATGAGGCTCGACGAGCTCCTCGCGACGCCCCACCTCCGCCTCGCCACCAAGTTCTCAAGGGCGTGCGCCGCGTGGCTCGACCGCATGGGCATCACAGCGGAGCTCGTCCCGATCGAGTCGAGCGTCGAGATCGCGCCTCGGCTCGGGCTCGCGCACGCCATCGTCGACCTCGTGCAATCGGGGGACACGCTGCGTGACAACGATCTCGAGGTGCTCGCGACCATCGGGGACGTGAGCGCGCGGCTCGTCATGAACCGAGGCGCCTACCTGACCGACCGCGAGGCCCTCCGCGCCATCGCGGCGCGCATCGTCGAGGCGTGTCGCACGTCGTCGCAAACGGCGCACCCAAAGCCGTGAAACCACGCCCTTTTTTCGCGCGTTTTTGACGCTCTGCGGCGCGACACGGAGAAACATTCCCGAAACCTTCGGCCCTCTATGCACAAGCGGCGGCGAGGGCGTGCGCGGGCGTGAGCGCGCTCGCACGGGCCGAGCCGGCCGTGTAGCCTCCGAGGCCACGCTCCCCGACGCCGAGGTCCGCCGATGAAGAAGATCGAAGCCATCATCAAGCCCTTCAAGCTCGACGAAGTGAAAGACGCCCTCTCCGAGGTCGGCGTGCAGGGCATGACCGTGACCGAGGTGAAGGGCTTCGGGCGCACCGGTGGCAAGAAAGAGGTCTACCGCGGCTCGGCGTACGTCGTCGATTTCGTCCCCAAGGTGAAGGTCGAGATCGTCGTCCCCGAAGAGCTCGTGACCGACGTGCTCGACGCTATCGAGAAGAGCGCCAAGACCGGGCGCATCGGCGACGGGAAGATCTTCGTCACCAACGTCGAAGAGGCCGTGCGCATCCGCACCGGAGAGCGCGGCAAAGACGCCATCTAGTGTCACTGCCGCCAAGGCGGCCCCACCCAAGTTCGTTTCGACCGTCACACGCCGAGGAGAAGAGAGAGAATGAAACCGAAGGACGTAATCGAGCTCGCGAAGGCCAACGACGTCAAATTCATCGACGTCAAGTTCGTCGACTTCCCGGGCCAGTGGCAGCACACGACGCTCCCGGCCTACCGCCTCGACGAGGCCATGTTCGAGGACGGGATCGCCTTCGACGGCTCGTCGATCCGCGGCTGGCAGCCCATCAACGCCTCGGACATGGTCATGATCCCCGACGCGTCGACGGCGAAGATCGATCCGTTCTACGAGAACAAGACGCTCTCGCTCGTCGCGAGCGTGTTCGATCCGATCACGAAGCAGCCCTACTCGCGCGACCCGCGCCACATCGCCAAGAAGGCCGAGGCGTACCTCGTCCAGACGGGCATCGCCGACACCTCGTACATGGGCCCCGAGGCGGAGTTCTTCCTCTTCGACGACGTGCGCTTCGACCACTCGAAGCCGAACGAGGGCTACTACTTCCTCGACAGCAAAGAGGGCGCGTGGAACTCGGGCACGAAAGAGGGCCCGAACCTCGGCTACAAGACCCGCTACAAGGAAGGGTACTTCCCCGTCCCGCCGACCGACACCCTCGCCGGCATCCGCCAGGAGATGATGCTCATGCTCCAGGCGACGGGCATCACCGTCGAGGTGGGGCACCACGAGGTGGCGACGGGCGGTCAGTGCGAGATCGGCTTCAAGTTCGACAAGCTCCTCCCCTGCGCCGATAACCTCCTCTGGTTCAAGTACGTCATCAAGAACATCGCCCGCAAGAACGGCAAGGCCTGCACGTTCATGCCGAAGCCTCTCTTCGGAGACAACGGCTCGGGCATGCACGTCCACCAGTCCCTCTGGAAGGACGGAAAGCCCCTCTTCGGCGGCGACGGCTACGCGGGCCTCTCGCAGATGGCGCTCTGGTACATCGGCGGCATCATCAAGCACGCCGGCACGCTCGCTGCGTTCACGAACCCGACGACGAACAGCTACCGCCGGCTCGTCCCGGGCTTCGAGGCGCCCGTGAACCTCGCGTACTCGAGCCGCAACCGCTCGGCGTCCGTGCGTATCCCCATCACGGGCCCGTCGCCGAAGACCCGCCGCATCGAGGTGCGTTTCCCCGACCCGACGGCGAACCCCTACCTCGCCTTCGCCGCCATGATGATGGCCGGCCTCGACGGCATCCAGAACAAGATCGATCCGGGTGATCCGCTCGACAAGGACATCTACGCCCTCTCCCCCGAGGAGCTGAAGACCGTCCCGCAGATGCCGGGCAGCCTCGAGGAGGCCTTGAACAACCTCGAGCGCGATCACGAGTTCCTCCTCCGCGGCGACGTCTTCACGAAGGACGCCATCGAGGAGTGGCTCGATCTCAAGCGCACGAAGGAGCTGAACCCGATCCGCATGCGCCCGACGCCGCACGAGTTCTACCTCTACTTCGACACCTGAAGCCCGCGCGCCGAGCGCGTCTCCGGAGGCCCTCTCGTCACGAACGAGGGGGCCTCTTTTTCGTGCCCGGAGCCCACCTTTCACGGCGCTTACATGGCGCCGTACCCGTTCCGGAAACGGCGAAAACCAGAGTAAGATTGCGCCTCTACCGTCCTGCCTGCCACCCCCGCGAGGAGAGCCCCATGAAAGTCCGCGCCGCCGTTGCCTACGAAGTGAAGAAGCCGCTCGTCGTCGAAGAGGTCGATCTCGAGGGCCCCAAGCACGGTGAGGTGCTCGTCGAGCTCAAGGCCACGGGGATCTGCCACACGGACGAGTTCACCTTGTCGGGCGCCGATCCCGAGGGGCAGTTCCCGGTCATCTTCGGGCACGAGGGCGCGGGCGTCGTCGTCGAGGTCGGCCCGGGCGTCACGAGCCTCGCCGTGGGCGATCACGTGATCCCGCTCTACACACCCGAGTGCCGCGGCTGCAAATCGTGCCTCTCGCGGAAGACGAACCTTTGCACGGCGATCCGCGCCACGCAGGGCAAGGGCGTGATGCCCGACGGGACGAGCCGCTTCTCGGTGAAGGGCAAGCCCATCTTCCACTACATGGGCTGCTCCACGTTCTCGAACTACACCGTGCTGCCCGAGATCGCGCTCGCGAAGATCCGGAAGGACGCGCCCTTCGAGAAGGTCTGTTACATCGGCTGCGGCGTCACCACGGGCATCGGCGCCGTCATCCATACGGCCAAGGTCGAGCCCGGCGCGAACGCGGTCGTCTTCGGGCTCGGCGGCATCGGGCTCAACGTCATCCAGGGCCTTCGCCTCGTCGGGGCGGACAAGATCATCGGCGTCGACATCAACCCCGCGCGTGAGGCGCTCGGCCGCAAATTCGGCATGACCCACTTCGTGAACCCGAAGGAGGTGAAGGGCGATGTGGTCGCGCACCTCGTCGAGCTCACGGGTGGCGGCGCCGACTACTCGTTCGAGTGCGTGGGCAACGTCGATCTCATGCGCCAGGCGCTCGAGTGCTGCCACCGCGGCTGGGGCGAGTCGATCATCATCGGCGTGGCCGGGGCGGGCCAAGAGATCAAGACCCGGCCGTTCCAGCTCGTCACCGGTCGCGTGTGGAAGGGCTCGGCCTTCGGCGGCGCACGTGGCCGCACCGACGTTCCCAAGATCGTCGACTGGTACATGGAGGGCAAGATCGACATCGACTCCCTCGTTACGCACACTCTCCCACTCGACCGCATCAACGAGGGCTTCGACCTCATGAAGCGCGGCGAGTCCATTCGCACGGTGGTGACCTACTGATGTCGGCGGTGAAGACGCTCGGCGAGCACCGCGCGTTCGGGGGCACCCAGGGCTACTACGAGCACGTCTCCGAGGCGTGCTCGGGGCCCATGAAATTCGCGGTCTTCGTGCCCGAGCGCAAAGGTTCGGCGAGCGTGCCGGTGCTCTACTACCTCGCCGGCCTCACCTGCACCGAGGAGACGTTCACCACGAAAGGCGGAGCGCAGCGCGTGGCCTCGGAGCTCGGGATCGCGCTCGTGATGCCCGACACGAGCCCGCGCGCAGTGCGCTACCCCGGGGACGACGCGTCGTGGGACTTCGGCCTCGGCGCGGGCTTCTACGTGGACGCGACCGAGAGCCCGTGGTCGTCCGGGTACCGCATGTTCTCGTACGTCACCGAGGAGCTCCCGGCGCTCGTCGAGTCCCACTTCGGGCTCGATGGCGCACGCCGCGGCATTTTCGGGCACTCGATGGGCGGACACGGCGCGCTCGTGTGCGCGCTGCGCCGCCCCGACCTTTACCGGACGGTGTCGGCGTTCGCGCCGATCGGCTCGCCGAGCCGCGTCCCGTGGGGAGAGAAGGCCTTCTCGTCGTACCTCGGTCAGGACCGCGCCGCGTGGCAGGCGTACGACGCGACGGCGCTGGTCGAAGCGGGGAAGCGCCAGTCGCACATCCTCGTCGACCAGGGGCTCGCCGACAAATTCCTCGAGCGGGAGCTCCGCCCGGAGATCTTCGAGGCGGCGTGCAAGGCCCACGGGCAAGAGCTCACCGTGCGAAGGCACGCGGGGTACGACCACGGGTACTTCTTCGTGTCGACCTTCGCGGAGGACCACGTCCGGCACCACGCCCGCGGCCTCTTGGCCTGAGCCTCGCGGTCACGCTCCGTTCGCCCCTCCCTCGAGGGTCGAGCGGAGCCTCTGCGTGAGCATGCGAATCACGCCTTCGGCGATCTCTACCTGCTCGTGCAGGATCTCGTAGAACTCCTCGCTCCCGATGCAGAGAGCCGACGTCTCCTCTTCGGCCGTGGCCGACGCGCTCCGCGGCGAGGCGTCGAGGATCGCCATCTCTCCGACGGCCTCCCCCGGTCCGAGCTCGGCGACCCGCTCGCCCTTCCGCGAGACGGAGACCTTTCCCGACACGATGACGTAGAGGCGATCTCCGATCTCTCCTTCGTTCACGATCTTCTGCCCCTTGGCGAAGCTCTCGATGGTCGCCACGCGCGCGAGCGGCGCGAGGTCCTCGCTCTCGACATGACCGAAGAGCGACGTGCTCTTCAGGAAGAAGATCTTCTCGAGCGTCGTGTTCATGCAGTCCTCCGGGCGATCGTCGGGTGTGGCGCGTAGGGCCTCGCGGGCATGCGCGACGACGGTGGGATCCGGGTCGTCGAGGAGCGGCGAGACGAGCTCACGAACGCGCGAAAAGTCAGCAAAAACAACGGCATGGATCGCCGCCTCGCGCACGAGGGGAGACGGGTGCGAAAGGGCCTCGTCCGCGACCTCGGCCACGATCGGGCTCTTCGCGAGCGTGAGCGCGTCGAGCGCGACGGCGACCACGAACGGGTTCGGGTGGCGACACTCTTCGCGGAGGAGCGCGTCGGGCTTCGGCACCTCGGGGACGAGCAGGCTCGCCTTGGCGATCCTCGCCGGGAGGGGAGCGTCGTCGAAGAACGGCATGACGAGCGCGCGTGCGCTCGGCTCGAGCAGGGAGTCGAGGGTCTCGAGCGCGTTGGCGCGACGCCGCGGATCGCCGAGCCTGTCGCGGACGAGGCGGAGCGCTGCCGTGTCGTACCGGAGCGCGAGCATGAGCACGATGCGGCGCTCGGCGCGGCGCGCGCGATGAGCGAGGCTCTCCACGAGCAGGGGCGCCGTGTAGGTGCTGCGGGCCGTCTCCCACGCGAGCAGGGTGCGGAGCTCGGACGCGGCCTCGTGCTCGACGGCTTTGCGCACGAACGAGAGCGGCTCGGGGCGCCTCCCGGTGGCCTCACGCAGCTTCACGAGGGCAGCGAGGATCCGGAGGCGCACGTGGCTGTCGTCGCTCGTGAGGTGCGAGAGGAGGCCGTCGTACGTCGATGGGCTCGCGATCGAGCGCAGGAGCCTCGGGACGTAGAGCTTCGTGTCGCGAGGCACACCGGCGTCGGAGAGGCGAGCGAGGAGCGCAGGCACCGAAGGCTCCCCCACGGCGACGAGCGCCTGGCCTGCGCGCACCCGCACCGTGCGGTCGTCGAGCAGCCCCAAGAGCTTCGGCACGAGACGAAGGTCTCCCACGCCCGCGCTGGCCTTGAGCGCCGCGCGACGAACGCCGTCGTCGGAGTCGTCGAGGAGGCGACGTAGGGGGATGTACGCGTCCTTTCCGATTTCTCCGAGGAGCGCCGCGGCCTCGACCCGCGCGTCGGGCGTGCCTTCGAGCAGCGAGCCCAGGCGGGCCGCTCCGACGAGGCTGCCCTCGACCCCACACGACCGCATGAGCCCCGCGCACGCCGCGACGCGGACGTCGTCGTCGGGATCGTCGAGGAGGGCACGAAGCGGTTCTACGGCCTCGTCCCCGCGCGTACGAGACAGCCTCCTCACGCACGCCGCGCGCACCTCGGCGCTCGAGTCGTGGAGCCGTGCCTCGAGCGCGGCTCCCGGCACCGGCGCGTCGGCCGGCAGAGCTCGGAGCGCCGCGGCGCGGACGCGCGGATCCGCGTGCTCGAGCAGCTTGGAGACCACCTCCGGGTGCGCCGCGCGTGGATCGCCGCCGAGGTGCTCGAGCGCGAGGAGCACGAGGCGGGCGTCGGGGCTCTCGAGCATTCCGGCGAGCGCCGCGCGACCGGCCGAGTCGAGGTACGGCTCTTCCTCGATCGCCATGGGACCGAGCGCGCTCAGGGTGTGGGCGAGCGTTCGTTGATAGAGCCTGCGCACGACGGGCACGAGGCCGAGCCAGACGACGACGAGCGCGGAAGTGACGATGGAGAGCTCTCGAACGGCGAGCCGCGACGAGAGCCCGACGAGCAAGAGCCCACCGGCACCGTACGCGAGCGGCTTGACGGCGACGTCGAGGAGGGCGCGGGTGCGCGCCTTGACGCGCGCCGGGAACGGGACGTAGAGGGCCTGAAGGCTCGTCTCGTGGATCGTGTACTGAAGCCCGTTGTCGGCGAACTTCATGACGGTCGCCACCGGGAGGGCCGGCACGCCGACGAGCGTCGCGCTCGCCGCGCCGAACACCACGGGCATGAGCGCCATCCCGTACCCGACCCCGAAGCGCCCCAAAATGCGAGGGGTCAAGAAGACCTGGAAGAGGAACGATACGATGCCCGTGGCGGCGTAGAAGAGGGAGAAGAACTGCGCGAGCGCGTCCTCACGGTAGGTCGCGCGAGCGATCGCCTTGAACTGGTAGTCGCCGACCGTGAGCGTCATGAACGTGAGGAGCACGAGAGCTGCGAGCGCACGAACGTAGGGGCTCCCGAAGACCTTCGGCGCGGGCCCCCTCGTCGCCGAAGGGGCCGAGACGCGAGGCTCCTGCCGGAGGGCCCTCGCGAGGCCTGCCACGGCGATCATCATCGCCACGAGCACGAAGAGGAGCTGCGGGGTCCCGAGCCGCCGCACGATGGCCCCCGTCGACGTCCCCACGACGACGACGCCGAGCACGCGCGCCGAGCCGATGATCGGAAAGAGCCGTTTGGCCGCGCGGGCGTCGTGCAGATCGTTCGCCAGCGTCCAGAACTGGACGATGAGGAGGTTCGCCACCACCTCGGACCACACGTAGAACACCGGATAGATCCACGCGATACCGAGGCGCACGAGCCCCCACGTGAGGAGATAGGTCGCCCCGCCGAGCGCCACGGTCCCCGCCGTCCCGACGTGCCGCGGCAGCTTGTCGGCGAAGCGCCCGTAGGCGACGGCGACGATCGCGGAAACGACACCGTAGAGCACGAACATCCACGGGAGCGCCGAGAGCGAATAGCGGCTCAGAAAGAGCGTGTCGCGCACGGTACGGCCCAGGATGAACACGGCCGACGCGAGGAACAGGTAGAGGAAGAGCAGCGCGCTTCGGCGGCGCTCCCCCACCTTCATCCCTAGGGCGCGCGCCAACCCCTCGGCGACCTCGGACGTTCGGCTGGAGGCAACCTCGGGCATGAGGTGCGAAGAACGCACAGGTCACGCCAACCGCATTTTGCCCGAGGATTGTCCCTCCTGGGCGCAAGGGTGTCGCCCCGGCGAACGGATTGCGGGGCCGCTCCGTGCGGGGCTCTCGCGCGCCACACGACGGACGGCCCCGCGCTCGATCTCACGGGATGCGGACGAGGCTGACCTTCTTGCCGCTCGTGCCCTCGTCGAGCTCGAGGCGATCACCCGCCTCGGTGATACGGGTAAAGTACATGTTCGTCCCACCTCCGTCGGACAGGTTGATCTGGTAGCTGCCGGGGCCGTTCATGCTCG from Myxococcales bacterium carries:
- a CDS encoding ATP phosphoribosyltransferase, whose translation is MTSVPLHGERRFVFALPKGRLGETLDKRLAGTGLGPIPSKENPRALTFPTGDPRVLAVWLKGRDLIRYVSRGAATFGVVGSDALGECDDDVLELADLGFGRCTLCLAGPKGMRLDELLATPHLRLATKFSRACAAWLDRMGITAELVPIESSVEIAPRLGLAHAIVDLVQSGDTLRDNDLEVLATIGDVSARLVMNRGAYLTDREALRAIAARIVEACRTSSQTAHPKP
- a CDS encoding P-II family nitrogen regulator, producing MKKIEAIIKPFKLDEVKDALSEVGVQGMTVTEVKGFGRTGGKKEVYRGSAYVVDFVPKVKVEIVVPEELVTDVLDAIEKSAKTGRIGDGKIFVTNVEEAVRIRTGERGKDAI
- the glnA gene encoding type I glutamate--ammonia ligase, with amino-acid sequence MKPKDVIELAKANDVKFIDVKFVDFPGQWQHTTLPAYRLDEAMFEDGIAFDGSSIRGWQPINASDMVMIPDASTAKIDPFYENKTLSLVASVFDPITKQPYSRDPRHIAKKAEAYLVQTGIADTSYMGPEAEFFLFDDVRFDHSKPNEGYYFLDSKEGAWNSGTKEGPNLGYKTRYKEGYFPVPPTDTLAGIRQEMMLMLQATGITVEVGHHEVATGGQCEIGFKFDKLLPCADNLLWFKYVIKNIARKNGKACTFMPKPLFGDNGSGMHVHQSLWKDGKPLFGGDGYAGLSQMALWYIGGIIKHAGTLAAFTNPTTNSYRRLVPGFEAPVNLAYSSRNRSASVRIPITGPSPKTRRIEVRFPDPTANPYLAFAAMMMAGLDGIQNKIDPGDPLDKDIYALSPEELKTVPQMPGSLEEALNNLERDHEFLLRGDVFTKDAIEEWLDLKRTKELNPIRMRPTPHEFYLYFDT
- a CDS encoding S-(hydroxymethyl)glutathione dehydrogenase/class III alcohol dehydrogenase, producing the protein MKVRAAVAYEVKKPLVVEEVDLEGPKHGEVLVELKATGICHTDEFTLSGADPEGQFPVIFGHEGAGVVVEVGPGVTSLAVGDHVIPLYTPECRGCKSCLSRKTNLCTAIRATQGKGVMPDGTSRFSVKGKPIFHYMGCSTFSNYTVLPEIALAKIRKDAPFEKVCYIGCGVTTGIGAVIHTAKVEPGANAVVFGLGGIGLNVIQGLRLVGADKIIGVDINPAREALGRKFGMTHFVNPKEVKGDVVAHLVELTGGGADYSFECVGNVDLMRQALECCHRGWGESIIIGVAGAGQEIKTRPFQLVTGRVWKGSAFGGARGRTDVPKIVDWYMEGKIDIDSLVTHTLPLDRINEGFDLMKRGESIRTVVTY
- the fghA gene encoding S-formylglutathione hydrolase, whose translation is MKTLGEHRAFGGTQGYYEHVSEACSGPMKFAVFVPERKGSASVPVLYYLAGLTCTEETFTTKGGAQRVASELGIALVMPDTSPRAVRYPGDDASWDFGLGAGFYVDATESPWSSGYRMFSYVTEELPALVESHFGLDGARRGIFGHSMGGHGALVCALRRPDLYRTVSAFAPIGSPSRVPWGEKAFSSYLGQDRAAWQAYDATALVEAGKRQSHILVDQGLADKFLERELRPEIFEAACKAHGQELTVRRHAGYDHGYFFVSTFAEDHVRHHARGLLA
- a CDS encoding HEAT repeat domain-containing protein, with translation MPEVASSRTSEVAEGLARALGMKVGERRRSALLFLYLFLASAVFILGRTVRDTLFLSRYSLSALPWMFVLYGVVSAIVAVAYGRFADKLPRHVGTAGTVALGGATYLLTWGLVRLGIAWIYPVFYVWSEVVANLLIVQFWTLANDLHDARAAKRLFPIIGSARVLGVVVVGTSTGAIVRRLGTPQLLFVLVAMMIAVAGLARALRQEPRVSAPSATRGPAPKVFGSPYVRALAALVLLTFMTLTVGDYQFKAIARATYREDALAQFFSLFYAATGIVSFLFQVFLTPRILGRFGVGYGMALMPVVFGAASATLVGVPALPVATVMKFADNGLQYTIHETSLQALYVPFPARVKARTRALLDVAVKPLAYGAGGLLLVGLSSRLAVRELSIVTSALVVVWLGLVPVVRRLYQRTLAHTLSALGPMAIEEEPYLDSAGRAALAGMLESPDARLVLLALEHLGGDPRAAHPEVVSKLLEHADPRVRAAALRALPADAPVPGAALEARLHDSSAEVRAACVRRLSRTRGDEAVEPLRALLDDPDDDVRVAACAGLMRSCGVEGSLVGAARLGSLLEGTPDARVEAAALLGEIGKDAYIPLRRLLDDSDDGVRRAALKASAGVGDLRLVPKLLGLLDDRTVRVRAGQALVAVGEPSVPALLARLSDAGVPRDTKLYVPRLLRSIASPSTYDGLLSHLTSDDSHVRLRILAALVKLREATGRRPEPLSFVRKAVEHEAASELRTLLAWETARSTYTAPLLVESLAHRARRAERRIVLMLALRYDTAALRLVRDRLGDPRRRANALETLDSLLEPSARALVMPFFDDAPLPARIAKASLLVPEVPKPDALLREECRHPNPFVVAVALDALTLAKSPIVAEVADEALSHPSPLVREAAIHAVVFADFSRVRELVSPLLDDPDPTVVAHAREALRATPDDRPEDCMNTTLEKIFFLKSTSLFGHVESEDLAPLARVATIESFAKGQKIVNEGEIGDRLYVIVSGKVSVSRKGERVAELGPGEAVGEMAILDASPRSASATAEEETSALCIGSEEFYEILHEQVEIAEGVIRMLTQRLRSTLEGGANGA